In Nicotiana tabacum cultivar K326 chromosome 21, ASM71507v2, whole genome shotgun sequence, one DNA window encodes the following:
- the LOC107828038 gene encoding multiprotein-bridging factor 1b has protein sequence MAGISQDWEPVVIRKKAPTAAARKDEKAVNAARRAGAEIETVRKATAGSNKAASSSTTLNTRKLDEDTENLSHQKVPTELKKAIMQARQDKKLTQSQLAQLINEKPQIIQEYESGKAIPNQQIISKLERALGAKLRGKK, from the exons atggctggAATATCACAAGATTGGGAGCCGGTGGTGATTCGCAAAAAAGCGCCGACCGCCGCCGCAAGAAAAGACGAGAAAGCAGTCAACGCCGCCCGTCGCGCCGGTGCTGAGATCGAAACCGTCAGAAAAG CTACTGCAGGGTCAAACAAGGCTGCATCTAGCAGTACAACTTTGAACACCAGGAAGCTTGATGAGGATACCGAGAACTTGTCAC ATCAAAAGGTACCAACTGAATTGAAGAAAgccattatgcaagcacgacaagATAAGAAGTTGACTCAGTCTCAACTTGCCCAA TTGATAAACGAGAAACCACAAATCATTCAGGAGTACGAGTCTGGAAAGGCAATTCCAAACCAACAGATAATCTCTAAACTGGAGAGAGCTCTTGGTGCGAAACTGCGCGGAAAGAAATAA